One window from the genome of Garra rufa chromosome 1, GarRuf1.0, whole genome shotgun sequence encodes:
- the il21r.2 gene encoding interleukin 21 receptor, tandem duplicate 2, with the protein MNRTRIFYIFLAFSLQLKATSQVKPKTPFNLTVQYDNKTYRFFWKSGYEDHMYGEFLPFMYELKYYKDGDPTDEVSVQPDRPDQMIQIDEVMFDLGTAYTVMEVKVQPDKEMIQIDEVMFDLGTAYTVMVRTMIDNIQKGYSGTWSEWSNAVKWKTAYGDKDNQVNKIAIGMLSMVGLLILLMCIPFARFKMKEISWVPTPETYFQPLYQNYQGNFQSLNVACLSGDVLLLEHSALSLECLEDCEASEAPVIINPVPSCFKQDYCTLTNTATGPVPTFNRDEEQDENT; encoded by the exons ATGAACCGCACTAGAATCTTCTACATTTTCTTGGCTTTTTCACTGCAGCTTAAAGCCACTTCACAGG TTAAACCAAAAACTCCTTTTAATCTGACGGTACAATATGACAATAAAACGTATCGTTTCTTTTGGAAgagtggctatgaagatcatatgTATGGAGAATTTCTACCCTTTATGTACGAATTAAAGTACTACAAAGATGGAGATCCTACAGAT gaggTCAGTGTTCAACCAGACAGACCAGACCAGATGATTCAGATTGATGAAGTGATGTTTGATCTGGGCACTGCATACACTGTGATG gaGGTCAAGGTTCAACCAGACAAAGAAATGATTCAGATTGATGAAGTGATGTTTGATCTGGGCACTGCATACACTGTGATGGTGAGGACTATGATAGATAATATACAAAAAGGCTACAGTGGAACATGGAGTGAATGGAGCAATGCAGTGAAATGGAAAACAGCATATGGAG ATAAGGACAATCAAGTCAACAAGATAGCCATTGGAATGTTGTCAATGGTTGGACTTTTAATTCTGCTCATGTGCATTCCTTTTGCAAG ATTTAAGATGAAAGAAATTTCTTGGGTGCCAACGCCAGAAACGTACTTCCAACCACTTTATCAAAATTACCAAGGCAATTTTCAG TCTCTGAATGTGGCATGTCTGAGTGGGGATGTTCTGTTGCTGGAGCACTCGGCTCTTAGTCTGGAGTGTCTCGAGGACTGCGAGGCTTCTGAAGCACCGGTTATCATTAACCCAGTGCCTTCATGTTTCAAACAGGACTACTGCACTCTCACCAACACTGCCACAGGCCCCGTTCCCACCTTCAACAGAGATGAAGAGCAGGATGAAAACACCTAG